The Oncorhynchus tshawytscha isolate Ot180627B linkage group LG20, Otsh_v2.0, whole genome shotgun sequence genome has a window encoding:
- the LOC112219783 gene encoding leucine-rich repeat-containing protein 19 — translation MAASELLLVWLASTLLTTGVAGAEAQLVTTGGLVVNCSFKTLKFIPSNYSQTITKLILSNNLIDLSSDDEAALKNYSNLIELHLDGNWLTDLPGKLFEAMSKLEVLNLSHNNISRVEPKALAGLVNLRELDLSYNRLQSLPLHLLDDLKKLSILRLGGNTLQELDISVDSLKVLDLKGNPWNCSCVFLNRVKSMTDSKVQMRVSNATCASPEDQSGKGILDNGTSCSSGSSSTTTLPPPTTQSTTKPTSAQTTTHSVSLAVSTNASLVLTGVGPVSGSGVPVVGNTWKFLLGVVAIALTTSMLIVCAVKAPSWYKLLFNYRHQRLRDDEDADVYTTGRYSSFSLDTEQTETSAHELDHGLDGLDNEEDGYIEDRYIETGVYEDNR, via the exons ATGGCTGCAAGTGAACTTCTGCTAGTGTGGCTGGCGAGCACACTGCTGACTACTGGAGTAGCTGGGGCTGAGGCCCAACTGGTGACTACTGGAGGACTG GTTGTGAACTGTAGCTTCAAGACACTGAAATTCATACCCTCAAATTACAGTCAAACCATCACCAAACTAATTCTGAGCAATAACCTCATAGACTTATCCAGCGATGATGAAGCTGCTCTGAAGAACTACTCCAATCTGATTGAGCTCCATCTAGATGGTAACTGGTTGACTGACCTGCCAGGGAAGCTGTTTGAGGCCATGTCAAAGCTGGAGGTCCTCAACCTGTCCCACAATAACATCAGTAGAGTGGAGCCAAAGGCGTTGGCCGGCCTGGTTAACCTGAGGGAGCTGGACCTGTCCTACAATCGTCTACAGTCACTACCTCTACATCTACTGGATGATTTAAAGAAGCTGTCTATCCTCAGGCTAGGGGGGAACACACTGCAGGAGTTGGACATCTCTGTGGATTCATTAAAGGTCTTAGATCTGAAGGGAAATCCCTGGAACTGTTCTTGTGTATTTCTCAACCGGGTTAAATCGATGACCGACTCAAAGGTTCAGATGA GAGTCTCAAATGCCACCTGTGCCAGCCCTGAGGACCAGTCCGGTAAAGGGATCCTGGACAACGGTACCAGCTGCTCTTCGGggtcatcatcaacaacaacacttcCGCCACCTACAACTCAGTCAAccactaagccaacctcagcccAGACCACTACACACTCAGTGTCACTTGCAGTTTCTACAAATGCAAGCCTCGTCTTAACCG GTGTGGGCCCAGTCAGTGGCAGTGGGGTGCCAGTGGTGGGGAACACCTGGAAGTTTCTCCTGGGTGTGGTAGCCATCGCCCTGACCACCTCTATGCTCATCGTGTGTGCCGTCAAGGCACCGTCCTGGTACAAGCTGCTGTTCAACTACCGGCACCAGCGGCTGAGAGATGACGAGGATGCTGACGTGTACACTACGGGGCGCTACTCTAGTTTCAGCTTGGACACGGAGCAAACGGAGACCAGCGCCCATGAGCTGGACCACGGCCTAGACGGGTTGGATAATGAGGAGGATGGATACATAGAGGACCGTTATATAGAGACTGGGGTCTATGAAGACAACAGATAA